From the Cucumis sativus cultivar 9930 chromosome 5, Cucumber_9930_V3, whole genome shotgun sequence genome, the window tagtattaaattttgattgatagacggatatcttttttaaaagggGTGCAACACGAGGACTTCCCAAGTGGTCACCCAACTTAGTACTACTCTCGTCGAAGCACGCTTAACTGTGGAGTTCTGATGGGATCTGATGGGATCTGGTGCATTAGTGCTGGTATGATCGTatccatattcatattttcacgtttttatgattaaagagtgaattgatattttccttttatagatattttcatcaatatttttgtaaaattaacaCGTCGGTATTTCCATTAAAATCTCGACAATTTAAACATTATGtttgacaaataattattaaaattcgGTTAGTGTATTccttagaaaaataaactcagaaaaaaaaaactatcgcTGGAAGGTAAACATAGTTTGTATAATTGTGgttatcaaataatatttagttCATTCCTAATTATAATTGTATGCGAAGATATGTCAACCTAGTTATGATATATCTAAATGGACCTCTTGCTCTTGATCCATATTCCTTTTAAGTATGTATCATCGTGATTGAACTGAGAACAAAGATTTAATGTTATAGTTATTGCATATTCCTTTTAAGTATGGATCATCGTGATTGAACTGAGAACAAAGATTTAATGTTATAGTTATTgcttttgaaaaaagatttatGGCTCACTTTGACAATTCAAACCCATATCCAACAATTTATTCATTCTATATATTCAAAATCGCGTTGCACCATTTCAAACTATGTTATTGACAACTTATCTCAATTTGAGTGTATACTAATAACTATCAAATTCGTTATAAGTTTTGAGACTAACAAAAGCGAAGTGAAGACACAGTTATACAAGGAGACACTAGTTTGAAATTGTAGTTATGcccaaatttgattttaattaatttcttttttgacgttaactttttttttagctaTTAGGtaattcaatcaattttcttttactacaaaacataaattaatcaacCAGAAAAAATCTTCAGcgaattgaaaattgaaatatatcgAGTATGATATACTTTTCGAAAATAATTCATTAGACAAAAGAGGGATCAAAGGTGCACTAAGACATCTCAACTAACGATATAAAAAATGCAAGCCACTTAAGCGATATAGAAGTAAGGTTATTAATTAAGTGAACTTTTGGAGATGAAAGAGCAGCAAGATTAAGAATATCTTCCCAAATGTGACTGGAAGATTTTCTACCACTTTTTAAAGTACGATCATTTCGCTCCAACGATAAGCCCCACAACGAAGAAGCTCCAATAAGGCAACCAAATAAAGTGTTCCTCTGTGGTGTGTTATATTTAAGTTGATGAAGTTTAAGAAGGACATCCAAAGAAGAGGGAAGGATATTACCAGCATCCAACAACATGTAAAAGCAACACCAAATATCATGAAAATAATTGCAAGAAATGAATAAGTGGTCAAGAGTTTCACAGTGACTCTTGCAAAGGACATCAATTTAGATTGAGATTGAGAGAGGGAAATCTGAGTTGCCATTTGTGGATGGTGTTAATATCTTCATGTAACAGAGCCCAATTAATGaagattttacatttttttggaTAGATTATTACTTCAGACCGACctgacattaaaaaataatgttgacATTACCCGTTCTTGGCATAAGATAGCCTTCAAAGAGCTAAAAGAAAAAGCACCATTTGACGTCAGGGACCAAGTAAGAATATCGGAGCAATTCTATTATTCAATGGAAGTTGGCCAAGCATAAAAAATGGAAGTTCCAGTCACCTGCTTTCTATCCAATAATTGCCTTCTAAAGTTTGGAAGCCACCTCAATAAAATGGGTATTTCACGCCTCATGTACCGTGATATCTTTCTTGTCAGAGATAACATAAACATGagtgaatttttgttttagaatacTATTATTAGAGGTCCAATTCTTAAACCATTATCACATTAGTTGATCTATACTTACTAAGATATCATTATGTGGGTGCAGttgttgattcttttttttcttcttgatctAGTTCGAGAGATTAATAAATGCACCAAGTCAGGTTAACTAGAGTTTGACACAACCTTACTTCCCTCATTATATCTCGAAACTAATAGGGATACATTACTGTtcaatcaaaactaaaaattgtttattttattttagcgGTCAATCAGACACCCGTAAAAATGGTTGATGATGACAtctattgattttaatttaaaattaaagatgtgTTGGTCACTCTATATTGTCTCAGGCACGAGACAATATActtcatctatatatatctatatatatatatacttacatctaatttaaaattgaattcttATAAAAGTCGTGCTATTAAATAttaacaacttttaatttacttcACACTACACCACTATTAACATTTAAGTTTTCAATTCACTCGCGAAATTTCAGATATCCCAACGCTGCTTTAACCCGTATGGAGAAAAGGTGTTAAGAAATAGGGTATCTACAAACACCTAACATAATGTGTCAGCATGAAGAGAGGCAAACTTCCGATGCAGTAGCAAAGACGTCGGGAAAGCATGGGCTACATCCGATGTCATGCATGCATGAATTGACagaaaataatcatttaaataatgATTGTGTTTATCCCGACTCTATGCATGTATGCATTGGGATTTGTAGGGCTACTCCTGACGTCGTACATGCATCCGTtggcagaaaaaaaaatcattttaataatgAGTATTATGTTTATCCTAACACCACGCATATGTGCGTTAGGATTTGGATGGGACCCTCCTGACGAATGCTTTGGGAGTAGTTGGGAACTCCCAACGCGTATCGTGGTGTGTCAGaagttttctctttaaaaactCTCTTCCAGATCTagaagagaaaaggagaagatCAGAGAAGAACGAGAAAGTGCGCGAGAATAGAAACGACCACCACCCGCCGCCCTATGCCATTGTTGTTCGTTGTGCCTCGGTCGTCGCCTTCTTCTTCAATAACtatagatttttgttttgtttttttcctctttattatttttgattaacttaataaaataaaattagatttgCTTCTTGTAATCATCTGGTTGATGATATTTGTGTTTGATGCTTGACAAATTTAGgtagatttttaattttgccCTAAAATAACTTTGAAGGTTAAAATCTCCCAAAAATCACATTGTTTTGTCGTGGAATGTTGCAACTACACTTGAAAACTACAATGTGCTTCAAATTTTAGCATGTTTGAAGATCCTCGAAATGAATTTGGAAGCCACAATGTGTATTTGTTGCAAAACTATATTGCAAAATATGTCAAATAATGGTATTTGTTCCATGTTattaatttcaacaattttgcTTAGAATCTTGGTCTATATTGCAAAATAGAGTACATGATAATATTTGTTCCATGTTattaatttcaacaattttactCTACTATTGGGCGTTGAGAAGTTtcatagtttaattaattccattgattttatttcttaagaTAGTTGAATCAATTGACTTTCATGTTTAATTCCAAGTTACTAAGTGTATTTTAAGAGTGACTCTAGAGTTGTATCACTCTTACAGAGATGGAGTGTccctatttaattttaagatcCTATGagtgtttggattgatttttgaagtgtttaatttttaaaataatttattttaaggtAAATTGTGGTGTTTGACACgggtttaaaataatttttagaaaaatgagattatgaaataaatcattCTATAGAAAATTACACATGCaaccaaattttagaataaatgttTGTTTGGTGTTTGACGATGAATCTTTCccaaatatctatttttcttcatctattttttctattcctttttactatctatttttcattctgtcgtctttttttaattttttaaaaatattttaaatattttttcaacgtgtgttcatatacatttaaatatatatagggATTTACAAATGTTTCGCCTTAACATCTGTAAAAGAAATCATGAGAACGTCAATGAAGAACATGATCGTTCGGTTCGtaaaatgaagatgaatgaAGAACGTGATcgaattgaatatttttttgtctagttgatattatattgtcttgaaaaaattatttatcttatctATATTCTGTTGATGGaaatcaattgtttttttttttatggttatcTATTTACATTTGATATTTGTGcttctaaaattgaattgtccaaaaaacattaatacaaaaaaaaatgaaattaacgTTTAGTTTCAAGTAACACtaaacaattaataattacaTGATAACGTGtgattagttttaaaatatatttataaaaaaagattcaaaatgtATGTATTATGAAATTAGTTCATAATGTTTAATAGTCTTTTatgtaatttaactaaatataaaCATGGTTAGTATAGGAGAAACCAAACACAATTtgcatataaacatttataaaaaggTCGAACCAAATATGTAagtgtttagattttaaactcATACAAAaaggatttttaaaaaaatgtattcttaaaaaaatattttattttatacacaATCCAAACGGACGCTAAGTCTTTTTccataaactatttttctctctatttagATTATTGAATGATCAAATCTATTAAATCTTTTAGGTCTTTAACGATGAACAAGAATTAGATccaacttaaaaataaattgcatTATATAAAGACATTGGCGTTGAGGTTGTTCTTACTCTCAACGCCATAATAATCGCGTCAGGAGTTCCCTACTCCTTACACCCATTCATAACAGCGTTGGAAAATCGTCTTCCAACAATTCTATATGTATTGGAAGATCCTTTTTCAacacattttaatatatatgttgagGATGTTATATGTGAAGAGAGCTATTATTTCTTGTTCCATTAGCAATATTATTTTGTGAAGTCTCTTTGGAATTTGTGGAAGTATATAATACTCTCGTATGTGTACACCACTCCCACTAACATGcaataattataaacataaattaatactTTGTCACCCTAgctttgaaattgaaatcaagATTCCTGtgaatataaatgaaatttaaaagataataagtaatataatgtaatatcataataatgatataatgTACTATGATCCcataaataagagaaatgtTAACATGTCCTAGGAAACTTGACGACCACATTTTACATATAATTGTCACTAATtgcttataattatttaatgtttacaattattttattgtcaCTAAAAGTcttattatgacattttttttaaatagtccATGATTCTATCATATCTTGATATGATAGGGgtagtttttaaatatcataatatatgttaaaatttatcattgataaattaGAAGTAGATTGATgatatataaaagtttattattgattatagactttgttatatatttacaattaattttgttaaaatattgttatacatttaattattattcttaaaatttttacaCATACAATTACCTAATAAATAAGATGAtgttttatctcaaaattagttgaatttaaaatgaaatctcatgttaatatatttttagttgttGGGACTTGTATGTATGTTTCACATgtcttataaaaaatatgtgtgaactttattacaatattatactcttttggttttgtataATAATACTCCATATTTACACCACTTCCActaacattcaaaattttcaataagaaacaacatatatatatatatatatagattaatAATTTCCACCAACCATTCaaattgagtttaaaattttaaataaatagaataaaacgacaaaatatttacaccgtattagaacaatttcaaaaatagaaaaaagtcTCAATTAATTGGCATCCAAcgcgtaatatatttgaaaaaccgTCATCTAGTATTTGCaaaacgatcatttagatttgattattcttttctagacaatcgtttagatttgattgtttaaatttgagttacCAAATCtgaatgagtttttttaaagattcgTTAAGATTGTTTGGTACCCTTAAATTTGGCtatacacgatcatttagatttggctatccaatATTCTAACGATTGTTTGTACTTGCTTTGGGCTTGTCTCTAGCCCTTTGGCTTTGTTTGGGTTGTTCTCTTTGCTTCTCGTGTACTtgattttctatattaatGAAGCGGAGATGATGAGGGTACTAAGGGGATGTCCACCTAGTGGAGATGTCCGGGTGCATCTACTGACCCATCATATCGTATCCTTCATCAAAAAAAGAtattccaacaatttttttcatgatctaaacaaccaaataacatttttttaaaaaaaaatcttatatattaatacatgattttgaaccaaataacggtttgaaaaaaatagaaaataaaaaaattggagaaaaagaaaaaaaaaattgaagggaaaaagaaagacgatgatagaaaaaaagaataatattacaGATTATaaagaagagagaataaaGAATGATGcagataaaaaatatataaaactagacataaataaatggaaatgaagatgaaaaaatggGGAATAAGAGAAAGAATCGAAATTAAAAGATCTTTATAAACTAGTAAAGACAAATAACCTTGACGAGCTTTTGTTGAATGGTTGTAATTgccctaaatatttttctattttattatatttatgaaatttccCAAATAATTATGTGGCAATATTTATTGTAAgtactttattattttgtacagCTCTCCATATATCATTACACCACTCCCACTTATATGAAAGTTTACACAATgagaagaataaattaatattttgttcaaattcaatttaagaTTCCCAATTatgagattatatatataaaaaaaatatttagtccaagattctcatatatatatatatatatatatatatatataattatgaaaataataacaatgtaaaataataactGCAATGAGATTGTATATTGGTAAAAAAAAGACGGTGCCTTAAAAATGCAAGTTCTTCGTTTGGACAGTCATCCATGAAAAAATCAACACAATGGATgttatctaaaagaaaataaaaaacttctGCCTGCTAAACCCAAACCGTTGTGTGCATTACAAATCCAACAGTAAAGACATATACCACTTATTCATTGACTGCCAAGTTTCAAAGGCCCTTTAGGATAAACTACTATCCCACATTGGATTAAACTTTGATAGAGAGAGCACCAaatcttttctctttattcATATGCAAACTCAAGCAAACAGACAGAAAAAACACTATCAGATTCAATGCCGGAGCGGCCCTTCTATGTACGATCTGGGTGGAAAGAAACAATCAAATCTTTAGAGAAATCAAAAGAAGCACTGTGAACATATGGAAAGACGTTGGCCAATCTGATCGGTCTATGGTTCAACAGGCATAAATCTTGTAGAACACTATGACCCTTGCAGTATTTCACTAAATTATAGAGctttattaaactaaaataggaTGTATAGCCTTAGCTCTGGCCTTCCTTTCATGTAACTCTGCTCtatgtaattatattttgtgcTCAGTATTATAGGATATGCACTTTCTATATACACCTAGACTTACGGAAACACATTGTTGCCAACTTTTGTAACGCAAATATAAAGTAGCGGAAACAActtattagaaacaaaatctaaCCCAATCTATCAAATCCTAGGAAAGACATCTTTTGATCTACTCCTATGCTAAAAACGTTAAACTTCATTGCCTTAGAGCCATCCATgatctttttatttgaaactGACTGCATTTTAGAAAGATTTCCAAAAGATGAGTACAAGTACTCCATAAGCAATTTCCACATCAAGATTTGAAATTCATTGTCtcaaaagttttgtaaatcataaaataaatcattctAGAACTTTTAGTCAAACTTTACtaaaaaaaccatattttcaaaaccaaaactttcgagcaaaaacttttttttgagactatttcaagaaaaaactCTAAGGATAGTAATCTATAGGTAGATTTCCACCTGGGAAtcttaaattgaatttgaaagcTAGTGgcaaaataatagtttatttttctcatttgaaaACTTTCATATTAATGGGAGTGGTGTATTCGTGGAGAATtgttcaaaatagaaaagaacaTGGCCATATTgcaaacataatatatataatttggaaTCCTGAACTCTCAATTTCGACGCTTGATGGAAATTATTAACATATGTTGTTTCTAATTGAAAACTTTCAATGTTAGTGGAAATGGTGTACATATGGGCTATtatataaaaccaaaagagTATAATATTTGCTCATAGAGTTTAAAcacacaaatttttaattagacaTGCGAAacatatgtattttctttaagcactaataaaatttaatttagagattttctcttttaatgtATATGTTTAGTTCTCCATTCATCTATACTACTTATATTTGCCATATATCATGCCAGATTATTGGATAAATGTCACATTACCACTAAAcgtattttaatttcaaatattacaatGTAATTAAACTAttgaatagaagaaaataaataataacaacaacaataataatgtagTAGAAAGTACTTTTTGAACTAGAGATTCCATTTATGCTAATACTATATAACATAGTAAATTGTGTTACCATATATTGaagaatctaatttttttattaaaaaaaacatgcattttcttgttatttccataaaaaaaaaatcaagtcgCACCCGAAGATTGAGGAATGGAAACATGCTAAATAATTATGCGAGTCCCCATCTTACGAATGTTCAAAACTAATTAAGCTGGGCATAAATTTGTGATTAGGTTTTTAAATATGTGCCAGCTAAAGTCATCACACAATATGGAAGATGGAGTTGTCATTATTAATGTTTcttatgaatatttaattttactatcAGTTTCGTTATCGTTTTAGGCCACATTcatcttcaaaaactaaacCCTATAAAAACCCTAGCACCCCTATCTCCAATTCTCACACACCCAAGCTAGCCCTCACTTAATACTAATTTAGCTTTTGGTTTCCATTGAGCTTCAAAGACATCAAACTATAATGGCTTCCAAAGCTACCGTCTCTCTTGCATTTCTCCTTGCTCTCAATCTTGTTTTCTCCTCCTTCGTTTACGCTGAGGCTGACAAGAAGTGCCCAATAAACGCTCTTCAGCTCGGTGTTTGTGCAAAATTGCTCGGGGGTGTTGTCGATGTCGAGATCGGCAAGACTTCTTGCTGCCCTTTGATCGAGGGCCTAGTTGATCTTGATGCTGCTGTGTGCCTTTGCACTGCTGTTAAAGCCAAAGTGTTGGGACTGAATCTCAACATTCCCGTCGACCTCTCCTTGATTCTCAATGGCTGCAATAAGAAACTTGTTGAGGGCTTCACAtgctaaattaatttatgaccATCATTTACTTTCGTTGCTATTTCATTGtctaatttgttttcaattgttccaattttatatttcttgcAGTCGTTTCCTTAATAAGTTCTCACCTATTGATGATTGTATCAATGAGTGACACTATGTtataaaatcaagaatttaatatatcaattctatgttattattttcataattcttCCTcagtatttattaaaatgttctTTGTCATCCAGTAATAGGCGATAAATCGACATTTATgacttttcattatttctcaaatgatattgtttactttaaccataatgaaaacagaaaacagaaaaggaacggtttcttttctttgacaGTATGTGAtaagaataatatatcaaatattttatttgaaagtaataGCATTGATCGTCCAAGTTCAGCCATTTTTCTAACCTTGactaattaaaaagtaaagtttttttttaaaatacaaatgaaatatatatgacATAATATCCTTTTAAATATGTAAAGATCATGCCtaaaaaacttttgaagtcAATACTtttatcctctttttttttttatatagtttttttttaacagatTAGACTATTTCTCCAAATTATCAACTGCAAAATTAGACATGCAATGAATCATATACAATTGGTGTAACACCTGCGCCTATCCTCTCCAATCCATCCCGTTGCCTTCCACTGATCGAATCCCCAATCAATAATCCTCCGTCAAAGTCTCGTCTTCGCAAACATTGAGTTCATTAGATTCTGCAACTATCTTCTAGCTTCTATTTTATCAAGATCATCAAGCTCCTTAATCCAGGCTTTTTTATTCTCCTCATtcaaaccattttttcttttgcaccAATCTCTGATGGATGAAGATTATACTTGTTTGAGCCTTTTCATACAGGAGTATCCAGAATGACAAGGTCGGTAGGTATTTTTCCACCAAAGCTCAATGTTTTGCTTGAATTCAACATCTTGTAGAAAGACATTAGTGAATCTGAATGATGTGGGCCCATCTCAAAATTTGCTGTTTCAAGAACAAGGGGAAGTGATAGAAATAATACTTTATGCATGcactatatatttatctttgtggTATACTGCTTTATGTTTGTGGTATGTGTATGCatgatttaaaatgaattaattttaaatttcaatttactaATTCCTAgttaatggaaaaaaaaaaacaaaaaaacaatgagGGCTCcataaaagtagaaaaagaatgaCATAATATGAGCAAAAGAAAACGTGAAATgaagtagagagagagagaaaaaaaaaggaatgaaagaCAAGGACACACCATgaagagataaaaaataaaaaataaaataaaacaataacataactTGAAAGCGCAAGAATGTAATATAAGTTCTCATAATTGACAAGGTATTTTTAACAGGTTCAATCTCAACTATATTGCATTCTCTGTTTAATGATTTTACATCTaccttattttgtttttctttttatattcatatGTGTTAcgattaatttatatatacttcGATTAATCTTACAGAAGAATTCGTTGATCCTTACAACAATTGTAAcatgtatatttttcaataaagatattataacaaaaatgttcAAACGTGAACATTGTAAGCTTTTgcaacatatataaaatagtgGAAGCAACttattacaaacaaaatataattcaatctATCAAATCCTAGGAAAGACATCTTTTGATGTCCTACCCTATTGCTAAAAACGTAAAACTTCATTGCCTTGGAGTCATCCATGatcatttatttgaaattgaattcattttagaaagaaattttcCAAGAGATGAGTACAAATAGTccataaacaatttttacGTCGAGATTTGAAATTCATTCTCATTCTgtaaatcataaaacaaatcattttaGAACTTTCAGTCAAACTTTGCTGCAAAagtatattttcaaaactaaaactttcaaacaaaacttttttgAGACTATTTCAAGGAAAAACTCTAGGGTATTAATTGATAGGTAGATTTTCACTGTAGATTAAACCTATTTAccttttaactattttttgaaattatttctttgtttagcATTAGATCAATTCATGGAAATcattaatttatattgttattatttttataatttcatatatatgagAATTTtgaactaataatttttttttaaagtaaaaactaGAGGTGAGAGATTTTAACGCGACTAATTATTATT encodes:
- the LOC105435443 gene encoding pEARLI1-like lipid transfer protein 1, with product MASKATVSLAFLLALNLVFSSFVYAEADKKCPINALQLGVCAKLLGGVVDVEIGKTSCCPLIEGLVDLDAAVCLCTAVKAKVLGLNLNIPVDLSLILNGCNKKLVEGFTC